AGCTCATAGCACGCTTTAATACCGATTGGAGCCTTCAGCTATTTTGCAATAAATTGCTACAGGATCATCAAAAGATTAAGGATAAGGCCATTTTAAGTCGAATCAGGACGTATATGGCGGACCATACTGATTGGCAACAACTTCAAGAGGTACTACTCCAACACTGGAAAACAGACATGCATAATACGCATGTGCTCTTAATGGATGCTACTTGTTATGAGAGTTATATTCGTTTTCCTACCGATGTTAAGCTGCTCTGGGAGAGCTGCCAATGGGTGTTTGAAAAGCAGCTTTACAGATACTGTAAAATATTAGGAGTAAAACGACCTGGCTCCAAATATATAGATCAAAAGCGCATGCAGATGTCTTATGATCGTAGTCGTAAAAAGACATATAAAGCTGGTCGCAAGCGTAAAAAGTCATTGATATATCTACTATCCAAAGGATTGGGGCAACTGCAATGCCTACTTAACGAAAATCCACAAATACAGCTTCACTTACATGAGAGAACATATCTAAAAACTATAAAGAAGATAATCGAGCAACAGCAATTCTTGCAGCAGCATCCAGCTAAAGAATTGAAAAACAGGATTGTATCACTTCCCAAGGCTTATGTTAGGCCGATAGTGCGAGGTAAAGAAGCTAAAAGGGTTGAGTTCGGAATGAAGGCACACCTGCTTCAGGTGGATGGTATCTGCTTTATCGATACCATGGAGTTCCGCGCTTTTAATGAAAGTACCAGACTGAAATTAAGTAGTTTAAAACATAGATCGATATTTGGCTCACTTCATCAACTAGGAGCAGATCGCATTTACGCCACCAACAAAAACAGGAAGTATTTAACAGAAAAGAAGATATTTACCTGCTTTCCAAAGAAAGGTCCTAAAGTAAACAACCCTGCTGAAAGCCAACTCAGAAGTCTCATCTCTAGCCAAAGAGCCACGGTGATGGAGGGAAGTTTTGGCGTGCATAAAACAGCTTATGGCCTCAATAAGATCAAGGTTAAAGGAGAAAAACGAGAAATGATACACGTTTTTTTCGCAGTTATGATGGCCAATGCCGTTAAGATCAGCAAAAGGAAATCAGAACAAGCCCCTCTACTTCAGGCCGCCTAAACCTAAAGCTGAAAAGCCTATGGGATGAGTGTGTCTATACTATCCAAAAGCAATATTTTCCAGTTTTATCAATAGGATTACTCACAGTATTGTACTTTTTAAATAGTCCAAAACAGCAGGTACCAAGATTTGAAACAAAAAAAAGCTGAACTTTATCTATCCAACTCTTATTTTTTATTGGTCTTAATCAATTTTCAAGGAGGCCCTATTAAAATAAGGTGAGTCATTCCACCTTATTTTTTTGTATTTAAAACCTTGTTGTAATTCTTCTGGTAAGCTATCCCAAATTGCTTGGCTCATTTTTTCGAGTAACAACTTTTTAGAAAAAGTATCGGCCACTACCAAACTAATTTCTCGTACTGGCTTGGGTTCTTTAAAAGGTTTATACATGGAATTTTGCTGCTCGTTGAGAATAGACAATTGAGGCAAAATAGCAAAACCCAACTTTGCTCTTACCAGATTTTTTAAGGTTTCAATCGAATTGATATCGTAACTAAACTGCTCTTTAATTTGCTTGTCATTTTTTAATTCGCAGATGTCTAGTAATTGTGCATTGTAGCAATATTCATCTTGTAACAGCAATAATTCCTTTTGATCACCTTCCCGCATTTCGTAAAATGGCTCACTTGCCATCGGATGCTCTTGATGCAGATAGGCTACGAATGGCTCATGGAAAATGGTAAATTCTTTTAGGTTTGCATTACCTGTTGGCGTTGCCATTAATGCCACATCGAGCACTCCCGTTTCTACATCATTCATCAACTGAAAAGTAGAAGCCTCTTTAATTATAAACTTTACTTTGGGAACAGAAGCTTTCAAATTATTAATAAACATCGGCACCAGATATGGCGAAAGCGTAGAAATAACTCCAACCTTAACAGTTCCTTCAAGTTTGTTCTTCTCATTAATTACATAATCGCGGATTTCATCCACTTCTCTGAGAATCTTCTTGGCTTTGTTGATGATCTCCACTCCTACTACGGTTGGTTTTAGCGGTACTTTAGACCGATCGAAAAGTTTGATACCTATTTCTTCTTCCAAATTTTTAAGCTGAATGGTGAGTCCCGGTTGAGAAACCATACAAGCCTCTGCAGCTCTGGCAAAATGCCTTTCTGCATCTAAAGTCACAATATATTTGAGTTGCTGTATCGTCATGATTATAAATATTATTTATAAAGATAAAAATATATCAATTTGATTTATAATAACCATGCCGCTAATTTTGAATCATCAATAAGAAAAAACAGAAACATAAATCGAAACAAAATCTCTAAATTAATTTAATCATGAAATTCACAAGAAAAGCAAATGCAAACTGGAAAGGTACTGGAATGGAAGGTAAAGGTACAATTAGTACACAAAGTACTACTTTGAACAACACACAATTATCTTTTAAAACAAGATTTGAAGAAGGCGTAGGCACCAACCCAGAAGAATTGGTTGCAGCAGCACATTCAGGTTGTTTTACTATGCAGTTAAGTTTTCTTTTGAGTGAAAAAGGTTACACTCCTGGCAACCTCGACACCGAAGCAAAACTTTCTTTTGAAGACGGTACTATTACAAAAATACAATTAGAGCTAGTGGGACATGTAGATGGAATTGAAGAAGAAGAGTTCAAGCAAATTGCACAAAAAGCAAAAGAAATTTGTCCGATATCTAAGCTTTTAAATACAGAAATAACACTTACTATCAAGCTAGTTTAATTATCACAAAGCAACATCAAAACGAGCCTAATCGGCTCGTTTTTTATTTGTACAAATCTCCATTTAAATATTTAAGGCCAGAGTCGATAATAACCGTTACAATTTTTTTACCGGGTCCAATCTTCTTCGCTCTTTGTAATGCTGCCCAAACATTTGCCCCAGAAGTAATACCACCAAAAATCCCTTCTTTTCTTGCAAGTTCGTTGGCAGTAAAATAAGAATCTTCATCTTTCACAGAAATGACATTATCGATCAAATCTGTTCTTAAAATATTGGGAACAAAAGATAAGCCTATACCTTCTAATTTGTGTTTGCCACTGGTATCTCCTCCAGAAATATTTCGAACATGATAAGGTTCAACCGCAATTGTTCGCATAGTTGGAATCTGCTCTTTTAAAATTTCTGCATTACCAGAAATACATCCACCTGTACCAACAGCAGCCACAAACTCATCAATATCGGTACCCAAACCTTTTAATATTTCCTTGCCCATTGCATGGTAACCTTTTTTATTATCAAGATTGTTAATTTGGTTAGGCCAAAAAGCGCCAGTTTCTTGTATCAATTCTTTGGCTCTGGCTATCATCTTATTCAACACATCAGCCGTTAATACACCATTTTCTGCATGTATTATTTCAACCGTTGCACCAAATGCCCGCATTGTTTGCAGCTTCTCTTCAGAAAATCCATTAGAGGATACAAAATGTGCTTGGTAACCTTTTGTTGCACAAACCATTGCCAATGAGCTTCCCGTACTTCCACCTGTGTATTCAACGACTTTATCTCCCGGTTTCAACTCTCCTCTTCGCTCTGCTCCTTCGATCATAGAAAGTGCCATTCGATCTTTCATACTACCTGTAGGGTTAGCCCCTTCGAATTTCACATAAACATCTGCACAATCAGGTGTGGTGAGTTTTTCCAGTTTGAGTAATGGAGTATTGCCAATATTAACCATAGCATACAAAAATTAATGATTCACTTAATTTGAATTATTGTAGATGAGAAATTTTACTTATTGAGTTGTTCTAATACCCTGTCTTTAAAACTCTTTTCGAAATGTTGCTTTTCAAACTCTTTGAGTGCAGACATAAAATGAGCATTATCCTCTAACATTTGCTGCACCGCTTTTTGACCAGCATCCCAAACTCTCTCAAACTTTGGCAACATTATATATGCCTTTTCTGAGAGGCCGACTAGTTTTTTTCGATTATCAGTTTCATCAGGTTGAATGGCTACATATTCTTTTTGAGCCATCTTATTAATCATCTTGGTTAATGCAGGTTTGGATATGTTTAACTTTCTAGCCAGCTCTATCATCGAAATCTTCTGTTCTTCTTTCAAGATCAAAAAAACTAGATGCCAACTTGGTTCTATATCAATGCCTTCAAGCGCATACAATTCTTTAATACTATAAAATAAAGAATCGCTTAACCTTTTGATTCTTGCTGTTACACCTAAAAACTCTAATTCTCTTAAAAAATCTTGATTCATGGCTCAAATAGTTAACTGGTTAACAAATATAATAATTTAGTTAGCTAGTTAACTAAAATTGCGATTTTTTTTATCGATTATGTAAAAGGAGAATTAAAAAAATAAAAAGCTTATAAACATTAAATGCCTATAAGCTCTCTATTTTAGTACAAAAATCTTTTTTTGTCTTTACTTCCAGCCGTTTACGTTTGATCCAGTCTCTCTATCTACTTCAAATATTCCCCTATTTTCATCATCATATAATTGATGATAAAGCGCTCTAGTCATGTAGGCAAATTCTTCAGATACTAATGGCGCTCCTTTTTCAGGAAATTGATTAATTAGATAATAATATTCTCTTCCCATTGCAACAACAAATCCCATTGCATATAGAAAACCATCATTTCCTCCCTCAAGATATCTATGTACTTCTTCTCTATCTAAATTATATAGTAAACGTTCTAAAATTCTATTAAACTCAAATGATTCTTCTTTTGAAAATTTGACTAAAACCAATTTTAATTTTGGAAAAACTTTGTCACTAATTACCTTTTCAATTTCTACTCCAAGTTCATTTACCCAATACTCATCTTCTTTTAATTGATCTAGTCTTTTTTCTTTAAACTCAGGAGCTGAATTCCATGCATCCTCAATTAAATCCCAAAATTTATTTTCAGTCATTAGTCAATCAATAATAAAAATTACTACAAACTCTCAGGACTTATAGATCCATAAACTGCATCTTTAAATTTCTTATGAACACCCCCTTGAAATGGCATTACTTGAAAAAACAGCACTGCGGTTAAATCATTTTCAGGATCAACCCAAAACAAAGTACTGGCTGCTCCATCCCAGAAAAACTCCCCTACCATGCCATTCATTTCTTCTGGTGTCATTGGTGGTTCTGTGCGAACGGCGAAATCTATCCCAAAGCCAACTCTACCTTTACTTGGTAACCAAAGGCTATCTTCAACTGGTGGTAAATGATTGGTCGCCATCTTTTTCACAGTCTCAGGTTTCAAAATAGTTTTACCATTATAAGTACCTTCGTTCACTAGCATTTGAGCAAATGTCATATAATCATCTATGGTAGATTTTAATCCCCAACCGCCGGGTTTCATTGGCCAATGGTCGTAATTGATGGTATGGATACGCTCATCAGGAACTCTGCTTAGACTGGTATCTGTCTTATAATAAATGGCGGCAACCCTGTCTCTTTTATCTTCTGGCACAAAATAACTTGTTTCCGACATGTCTAAAGGATCGAGCACTACTTCTTTCATATATTCATCGAATGGTTTTCCAGCTAATTTTTCAGCAAGATATGCTTGCACATCTACAGAAATACCATATTCCCAACGCTGGCCAGGCTGATACCCAAGCGGTAATTTGCTGAGTTTACCAGCCATGTCACTCAAAGTGGTTTCCATGTTCAGTAAGTCCGCTTCTTGTGATGCTTTATCTAAACCTAAATCAGCACGGGTAGAAAATCCGGCAGTATGTCTAGTTATATCAGCAATGGTAATTGCTCTGTTGGCAGGTTCTAAAATCATATTTCCTTCATTATCCAAACCTGTTGCTACTTGCATTTCTGCGAACTCAGGTGCGAATTTAGCCAATGAGTCTTCCAGTTTAAATAAGCCTTTTTCATACAGTGTCATTAAAGTTGTTCCTGTAATTGGCTTGGTCATAGAATAGATGGTGACTATCGTATTTCGATCCATAGGTACACCTGCTTCTCGATCTGCATAGCCATAAGCATTGAAATAGGCCTCTTTGCCTTTCTCAAAAATTAAAGCCGATACTCCGGCAACAATACTGTCTTGTACAAAAGATTGGAGAGTGGAATCTAGCCGATTTTTAGCCGATTGGTCAATAATTGAATTTTGCTCTGTTTCTGTTGTTTCAGTTGGGTGCTGACATGCATAAAGGGCAGCAAGTACACCAAAGAAGTAAATTGTTTTTTTCATCTTCTATTTTTAAAAAATCAAGTTTACACAAAGTACGAATATCATTTTACTTTGCAAAATACGATTTGTACTAAAAATAGATAATGTTTAAGTGTGCATTTAATGCCAATAAATGTAACAGGTAAACAAAGTACAGCAGTATATTTTTACTGTCTGGTATAGTTCAAAAAACATGAACAAATTTTCAACTATTAGACTTCTAATTCTAAATTAATAAACTTTTAATGCCTAAAATGAATTGATATATAGAAGCTATATGGTAAAACACCATTTATTATCACATAACTATGTAAAGTCATTTGGCTTTAGCTTTTGTGTTTTTAAATGGTTTTATATTTCATCTAAATGAAAATTTTACTTGATAAATAGCGATAATTATTAAAAGTTAATTGAAAGTTTACATTAGCTGTGAACTTTCAGTATATTGAAAATTGTTTAAGGATACTAAAACCAGTTTTAACCTAGCGTATTAATTATTATATTTACGTGTTAAAACATATAAATAAAGAGGGCTATATGGAACTTTCAAAAATCAAAAAAATATCAAAAGCATTAGCGGATGATAACCGTCTGAAAGTTTTACTTGCGTTGGGGAAACAAGCAAGTTGTTTACAATGTACAGATATATATAAAATGGTAGACTTGGCTCAACCATCTGTTTCTCATCATATGAAACAGCTATTAGAAGCCGATTTGGTTACTTATTCTAAAGATGGAAGACATGTTAGATACAACCTCAATAAAGAAGTTTTGGGCGATTACATAGCGTTTTTAGAAAAACTGAAAGATTTTTAAAAATTTTTTACATAGATATATTGAAATATTTCGATATATCTATATATTTGCCTCACAATACAATTATTACTACTAATTAATATAAGCAAGGCAATGAATTATTACAGAGAATAAAGTAAAACTTTATGCTCTTTTTACTTATCCTGAATTTACAAACTATCAAGAATTAATTTTTATTCTTAATTTAACTGTTAGTAAGAGATCGTTATCCATTTATAAAAGAAAAACATTATTTCTTAGCCACAATCAAAGTTAAAATGTATTTAAACGAACTACCTACAAAGTAAAAATAACTATTTTGAGGTATTAATAACTATAATATACATTTACTTCCTTGATTTGTCAATTGTCAAAAATTATTTGATAGGCTAACTTTATCTTACTTACTCAAATATTTAATTGAAATACTTACGTAAATCAGAAAGTCATGTTCACAATAG
This window of the Chondrinema litorale genome carries:
- a CDS encoding transposase; translation: MRDQQLFQPQDYLTPKWYLFKSSKLGNVYDSIPWEQLSACLPKKNKGPGAPSWFSPQGMFGLMFLKAYLNLSDEKLIARFNTDWSLQLFCNKLLQDHQKIKDKAILSRIRTYMADHTDWQQLQEVLLQHWKTDMHNTHVLLMDATCYESYIRFPTDVKLLWESCQWVFEKQLYRYCKILGVKRPGSKYIDQKRMQMSYDRSRKKTYKAGRKRKKSLIYLLSKGLGQLQCLLNENPQIQLHLHERTYLKTIKKIIEQQQFLQQHPAKELKNRIVSLPKAYVRPIVRGKEAKRVEFGMKAHLLQVDGICFIDTMEFRAFNESTRLKLSSLKHRSIFGSLHQLGADRIYATNKNRKYLTEKKIFTCFPKKGPKVNNPAESQLRSLISSQRATVMEGSFGVHKTAYGLNKIKVKGEKREMIHVFFAVMMANAVKISKRKSEQAPLLQAA
- a CDS encoding hydrogen peroxide-inducible genes activator codes for the protein MTIQQLKYIVTLDAERHFARAAEACMVSQPGLTIQLKNLEEEIGIKLFDRSKVPLKPTVVGVEIINKAKKILREVDEIRDYVINEKNKLEGTVKVGVISTLSPYLVPMFINNLKASVPKVKFIIKEASTFQLMNDVETGVLDVALMATPTGNANLKEFTIFHEPFVAYLHQEHPMASEPFYEMREGDQKELLLLQDEYCYNAQLLDICELKNDKQIKEQFSYDINSIETLKNLVRAKLGFAILPQLSILNEQQNSMYKPFKEPKPVREISLVVADTFSKKLLLEKMSQAIWDSLPEELQQGFKYKKIRWNDSPYFNRASLKID
- a CDS encoding OsmC family protein; this translates as MKFTRKANANWKGTGMEGKGTISTQSTTLNNTQLSFKTRFEEGVGTNPEELVAAAHSGCFTMQLSFLLSEKGYTPGNLDTEAKLSFEDGTITKIQLELVGHVDGIEEEEFKQIAQKAKEICPISKLLNTEITLTIKLV
- a CDS encoding PLP-dependent cysteine synthase family protein, coding for MVNIGNTPLLKLEKLTTPDCADVYVKFEGANPTGSMKDRMALSMIEGAERRGELKPGDKVVEYTGGSTGSSLAMVCATKGYQAHFVSSNGFSEEKLQTMRAFGATVEIIHAENGVLTADVLNKMIARAKELIQETGAFWPNQINNLDNKKGYHAMGKEILKGLGTDIDEFVAAVGTGGCISGNAEILKEQIPTMRTIAVEPYHVRNISGGDTSGKHKLEGIGLSFVPNILRTDLIDNVISVKDEDSYFTANELARKEGIFGGITSGANVWAALQRAKKIGPGKKIVTVIIDSGLKYLNGDLYK
- a CDS encoding MarR family winged helix-turn-helix transcriptional regulator; amino-acid sequence: MNQDFLRELEFLGVTARIKRLSDSLFYSIKELYALEGIDIEPSWHLVFLILKEEQKISMIELARKLNISKPALTKMINKMAQKEYVAIQPDETDNRKKLVGLSEKAYIMLPKFERVWDAGQKAVQQMLEDNAHFMSALKEFEKQHFEKSFKDRVLEQLNK
- a CDS encoding DUF4240 domain-containing protein, with the translated sequence MTENKFWDLIEDAWNSAPEFKEKRLDQLKEDEYWVNELGVEIEKVISDKVFPKLKLVLVKFSKEESFEFNRILERLLYNLDREEVHRYLEGGNDGFLYAMGFVVAMGREYYYLINQFPEKGAPLVSEEFAYMTRALYHQLYDDENRGIFEVDRETGSNVNGWK
- a CDS encoding serine hydrolase domain-containing protein, translated to MKKTIYFFGVLAALYACQHPTETTETEQNSIIDQSAKNRLDSTLQSFVQDSIVAGVSALIFEKGKEAYFNAYGYADREAGVPMDRNTIVTIYSMTKPITGTTLMTLYEKGLFKLEDSLAKFAPEFAEMQVATGLDNEGNMILEPANRAITIADITRHTAGFSTRADLGLDKASQEADLLNMETTLSDMAGKLSKLPLGYQPGQRWEYGISVDVQAYLAEKLAGKPFDEYMKEVVLDPLDMSETSYFVPEDKRDRVAAIYYKTDTSLSRVPDERIHTINYDHWPMKPGGWGLKSTIDDYMTFAQMLVNEGTYNGKTILKPETVKKMATNHLPPVEDSLWLPSKGRVGFGIDFAVRTEPPMTPEEMNGMVGEFFWDGAASTLFWVDPENDLTAVLFFQVMPFQGGVHKKFKDAVYGSISPESL
- a CDS encoding ArsR/SmtB family transcription factor, with the protein product MELSKIKKISKALADDNRLKVLLALGKQASCLQCTDIYKMVDLAQPSVSHHMKQLLEADLVTYSKDGRHVRYNLNKEVLGDYIAFLEKLKDF